One Vicia villosa cultivar HV-30 ecotype Madison, WI linkage group LG5, Vvil1.0, whole genome shotgun sequence genomic window, TCACCAGAGGATTACCACACCCAAAGATGTCATCCAAGAAAAGTGTGAAGAGAAATATGGTAGAATTATTGGCAGTAGATAGGAAGGGACCGTCTTCAAGAGAAAAGCCTGAACGAACAACTCTCAATGTTTAAGATAGTGAAAAGGTaagtgttaagagtcccacatcggacaatatatggcctgaacatgtccttataagtgggagcaattctcaccctacaagccggttttatagggttgagttaggcctaaccacacctcttaacatggtatcagagcctcgtttaagatccggtgggccaccttctatggtttctgcTATCGGGTCAcccgccatttatttccacgctctagTTGTCTATTCCTGGGCGTGAgtggggtgtgttaagagtcccacatcggacaatatatggcctgaacatgtccttataagtgggagcaatcctcaccctacaagccggttttataGGGTTGAATTAGGcttaaccacacttcttaacagtaAGGGGTACCCCCAAAGAAATATTTTCCTTAGTGATAACAACCAATATGACAAACTTTAAAGTGTGTAGAATCCTAAGGTCAAGGACATTCCTGAGTTCATTTAAGGCATATGGGATTGCGCATATGCTAAGTGAGCAGAACATGAGAATATACGACTTATCGAAATTAGCAAGCACAAGAGTGATATGCATCAACCATTATTTTAGACAAATTCTTTATTCACCCGTATGAATTTTTACAAACCCGCAGGAAAGTTCTAAAAATATCCCTATATTTTGGATGTGCGTCTCCGAAggcatatttttctttaaaaaaaggtGGTTTCGGATCTGCACATTCAAtaacacttttttttaataaaaaatgtgtCTTCGGAGAAGCACATCCGAAATAACCCAATTTTTGATCTTGGGatttttcgaatatgcatatccgaaaaaactcaatatttattaaaaaattaaaatcaaggtaaatcaatattaatagtataattaattgtattaatcaaaatatataatttatataccattttaatcaagatatataattaaatatatactatttttattaaatatataattaattaaatatttaaccgCATAATGTTgtgacaaattaattttataatttaagaaaacatttacttTTATAATTTAATCGCATAAATTACGCGAGGATAAAGTGATATTAAccctttatttttcataaaataaaggctaattttataaaatatttcataatttttctttttcctaaaacaataattacaaattttaatagtcattttatacaatataaaaaagacaaataagacatttttttattaaaaagagaatGAATAAGACATAGGAGAAAAAAAAAGCTTTCTGACTTCTCTCTTTCAACAAGACattgattgcattaattaaagtGATTCTCCAATAGCAATGCTTGGAATCATGGCAATATGCTTCACAAGTTATGATAAATAGCCACCCCCACAACATATTTCTTCACTTCAAAATTTGAGATCACATATGGATCCTTCTAATTCAAGAGTTGTAAACATAAACACTGATCAACGATTCCCTTCTGCTCGCATGAAGTCTCCAAATTTTCTTTCCTCCATCGGTGCTCATGAATTCTTATCAATTGAGGTAATTCAACACATATATTATATCAACCACATGATGCCTATTTTCACCGTTCCAGAGTTTTTATCTATATGAACTTATATTTCAATTTCATATCTTCAAATATCTTGTCTTCTTATGTGGCTCGCCCACATGATGATATTCATAAACTATACAAAAAGTGTGATATATGGTACGTCTTATGTGAATTGAGCCATACTTTTCGAAGATTTCTATGTTGAAAGTTGGACTTCATACACGCACAAGTTAAATTACTgaaaattttagaaaaacaaaaaccgATAtgacactactagaaatactcgtattacctgcggaatttcctgcggaaaattttccgcaggtatacctgcgaattttcctgggagattattaaataaaataaatttcctGCGGATCCAGCATTGGCAgcaaattccgcaggaatacctgcggattttcctgcgaaatatatattttaaacaaaatatcccacaaaaaaaaaaattcgcaggtaatttcgcaggaaagtttcctgcggaaCTTCCTGCGAATATCAACTTTCATTAACACATACTGTAATACAAaattcgcaggtaattccgcaggaaagtttcctgcgaaattacctgcAAATTTAACatatttcattatttaaatttataaaaaatttaatcattattttttctattttattaattatatttatggttttttatttagtataactttaatttttaatcttcatttttttctatgtcattaattatttttataatgaattttatttaatttttaattttaatcttaatttttataAAGTCTTGGTTCGTTTATTCTTAACCTTGAAATCCTATTGTTTGTTTTCAATGACTAGATGATGTTTTATCAAGACTAAATCGTTTATCTCTTGCAGGTTAAAGGTGAACCGAACATATCTTACATCTGCTCTAGGTGCTATAGAGCTCTTGAGCTTATATTTTTGCGCAACGGAGTACACCACAATCATTGATATTTGATCAGCTGGTTGCGTACTTGGTGAACTTTTGCTTGGTCTGGTAACTAAGTAGCTTCTGCAAGTATTTCGGTCTATTTACACTTACAATTCACGCGAGTACCAAAACTATAGGCAAATTTATTTTGTTATCCGCCGTTTTTTTCTGGTGAGAGTGGTGTAGACCAACTTGTAGAAATTATCAAGGtaagatatgttttaaacaattgCAACTTGGTTGACCATCTTGTTTCACCTTTCTATTTTGTTTAGTGCTATTTGTATTTtgactacctttaaactcttaaaTAAAATGTATGAAAATATTTCTAATAATCATatcaattaataatatatttatcaaactaataaaaaaattaaaatagaataaaaagaaattaaaataaaagaaatcaaaAGAGGATTAGGGTATTGAAACAGAGTCACGTTTCAAATCGTGGCCCccttcaaccttcatcttccTTCATCTTTCCGGTCGCGACCTCCCTCTATCAACTCTTCTCCGATTCAACTTCCGATGAGACGAATGGCGGTGGCTCAACCTTCTCTTCCATGGCGAAACGGCGGCACGATACACAAGCAAACGGAAGTCTTTCCAACTCTAATTCAAAATTTGGGTTTCGTCTTCCTTCTTCTCTCTTGCTTCGTCTTTCATCTTCTGCTTCCGAATTTCTTCAttgtttgttgatttttgagAACGTTGACGAACCATTGCGTATTGCTGAGGAATGAAGGTGATGCGTGTTGTTCGTTGTTGAAATGGTGATGAATGTTGAAGATTTGTTGTTGAGTTCGCTATGCTTGGTTACAGATCCGTTGAAATGATGTTGTGTGGAAACTTATGATAGTGACAACATCACTTCTTGTTCAGAGGTTTCATTATTAGTTAAACCAAACATTTTTATGCATTTCATTATATGATACAATTCCATTTTACTTTGCTGTGTATATTTGAAGTTAATGCTTCCTTTAGCTATTGCAGTAGTAGCGTTTGTGTATCCCTCCAACTATACTCACTCAGGATATTGGTTTTCATCGATAGGTATGCCTCACACTTTTGAAACACTTTTACTCATGGATTTCGAATATTATGTCTGAATTTTTAGCACAGGAATTTATCTGCTAGCAAAATTTGAAGTTGTTTCTAACAAGAAACTCTACCGCGCAAATAACTACATTATCTGCGCAAATAACTAATATGTTGTAGTTAGGTATTCTTTTTAAAGATATTGTCTGGTTCGCTACTAATTGCAATTTGCTTGTTTTGTATTTTCAGCTGCAAGGAGCCTATTGAGCCATTGTCAATTGAAGAAGTAGCTGAACGTTGCCATGCTCCAGAAGATGTACACCATTTACCTCACTGCTAAACGCTCTCCAATATTAATTTTTCAACTATGTTATTGaatcaaattaataaaaagtGTTAATTAGTTAGATAGATTTTTGGTAACATTTAATTTTTCTGCAGCTTGAAGTAATTTACAAGATCATCGCGCATATGGCTGCCAATGAAAGAGCACTAATTGCTGAAGGTAACTGGAATGTTTGGTCTTTTTTTAACCCGAAGTTGTATTCTTAATGATCCTTGAATGTAGGCTTTGAACACCAATGAAAAAGCACAATCATTCAACAATTATGTTAGGTGACTCATCTCAATGGAATTCATTCTTatacaattcaaaatcatcatataACTTATGACATGTGTGTATATGTATCTTAAAAAACAGATAATAGATGAGATGGAAAAATGAGTCCTCTAATTACTATGCATGTCCCAAACAATTAAAATCAACATCAGATCAGATAAACATAATAACAATCGAGTGTCG contains:
- the LOC131602240 gene encoding glucose-6-phosphate isomerase 1, chloroplastic-like isoform X3 gives rise to the protein MIVTTSLLVQSSSVCVSLQLYSLRILVFIDSCKEPIEPLSIEEVAERCHAPEDLEVIYKIIAHMAANERALIAEGNWNVWSFFNPKLYS
- the LOC131602240 gene encoding glucose-6-phosphate isomerase 1, chloroplastic-like isoform X2, yielding MIVTTSLLVQSYCSSSVCVSLQLYSLRILVFIDSCKEPIEPLSIEEVAERCHAPEDLEVIYKIIAHMAANERALIAEGNWNVWSFFNPKLYS
- the LOC131602240 gene encoding uncharacterized protein LOC131602240 isoform X1 — translated: MIQFHFTLLCIFEVNASFSYCSSSVCVSLQLYSLRILVFIDSCKEPIEPLSIEEVAERCHAPEDLEVIYKIIAHMAANERALIAEGNWNVWSFFNPKLYS